One window from the genome of Andrena cerasifolii isolate SP2316 chromosome 3, iyAndCera1_principal, whole genome shotgun sequence encodes:
- the LOC143366869 gene encoding uncharacterized protein LOC143366869, translated as MNELHIMLDIIKNGFKVFRTEHLTFKYLKEINCFFPPKKVVINSFLKYGKAKGKRCFSIRQCTLSIVPMKLVLKQFLELPQVFFVISTYIEKCRNSGLIETVIQGDFWKSISFNQNRITFPLVIYFDDLEINNPLGSHKSINKIGAVYCTIPILPKEYCSKLENIFLFQLHNYKDHKTFGNSKMFTCIIKEIIDLQNTGIVINIDGNEKKIFFILTNIIGDNLGLNTIWGYTRSFNASYPCRICTMPNVELKKQINEQVNILRTKENYSQHMVEKTFGVQEECVFNIIPNFHVVQNFSCDPMHDVLQGICRYDMGKILNMLINEENLFDIDVLNQRMSCFSYVSTDTNIPPPLSLECIKTENIILTASEMLCLVKHFNLFIGDLVSNNNKVWKLYLILRKIVCIIMLDSINEDIIDTFQNLYMQYLTLRKKIFKCTHKCKHHNLLHYPRIMRLFGPIKHMSSMRFEAKHKQIKETSKVITSRKNPSYSLALKHQLQFCHRLVLNKELRDDYSHGPALHKLSAITEFSSLKSILPFENCSNYNCYSWVRVNGTRYESDNIVNISYNIFNTLFVTIKYVIISSFSDVFFLYCKVNIVKHCLHLDAFEVSETKEWGLVKQTNLVDYKIYNVYTMSDSKCYISSDFIW; from the coding sequence ATGAATGAGTTACACATTATGcttgatataattaaaaatggtTTCAAAGTATTCCGAACTGAACATTTgacttttaaatatttgaaagaaattaaCTGTTTTTTCCCTCCCAAAAAGGTTGTGATTAACTCGTTTTTGAAATATGGTAAAGCAAAAGGAAAGAGATGTTTTTCAATTCGTCAGTGTACATTAAGTATTGTACCCATGAAATTAGTATTGAAACAATTCCTGGAACTTCCAcaagttttttttgtaatttcaacATATATTGAGAAATGTAGAAACAGTGGACTTATCGAAACGGTTATACAAGGTGATTTTTGGAAATCAATATCATTTAATCAAAATAGAATAACTTTTCCTTTAGTTATTtattttgatgaccttgaaataaaTAATCCTCTTGGATCGCACAAATCAATCAACAAAATTGGCGCAGTATACTGCACCATTCCAATTTTACCTAAAGAATATTGtagtaaattagaaaacatatttttatttcagttaCATAATTATAAAGATCATAAAACTTTTGGAAACTCAAAAATGTTTACATgtattataaaagaaattattgaTTTGCAGAATACTGGAATTGTTATCAATATTGatggaaatgaaaaaaagattttttttattcttactaATATTATTGGTGACAATTTAGGATTAAATACAATTTGGGGTTATACAAGAAGTTTTAACGCTTCTTACCCTTGCAGGATTTGTACGATGCCAAACgttgaattaaaaaaacaaatcaaTGAACAAGTAAACATTTTAAGAACTAAAGAAAATTATTCTCAGCATATGGTCGAAAAAACTTTTGGAGTTCAAGAAGAATgtgtttttaatattataccTAATTTTCACGTTGTCCAAAACTTTTCGTGTGATCCAATGCATGATGTATTACAGGGGATATGTAGATATGATATGggaaaaattttgaatatgcttataaatgaagaaaatttgtttGATATAGATGTTTTAAATCAAAGGATGAGTTGTTTTAGTTATGTTTCAACCGATACAAATATACCACCGCCATTATCATTAGAATGCATAAAAAccgaaaatataatattaacagCTTCAGAAATGCTTTGTTTagttaaacattttaatttatttattggcGATCTTGTAAGCAATAACAATAAAGTTtggaaattatatttaattcttCGCAAAATTGTTTGTATAATTATGTTAGACAGTATAAATGAAGATATAATTGATacgtttcaaaatttatatatGCAATACCTTACattacgtaaaaaaatattcaaatgtaCTCATAAATGTAAACATCATAACCTTTTGCATTATCCTAGAATCATGCGTTTGTTCGGTCCTATAAAACATATGTCAAGCATGCGTTTTGAGGCGAAGcacaagcaaatcaaagagacgAGTAAAGTAATAACAAGTCGAAAAAATCCTTCTTACAGTTTAGCGTTGAAGCACCAGTTACAATTTTGTCACCGCTTAGTGCTCAATAAAGAGCTTCGGGACGATTATTCTCATGGTCCTGCATTGCATAAACTAAGTGCTATAACAGAATTTTCGAGTTTAAAAAGTATTTTACCTTTTGAGAATTGTTCGAACTATAATTGTTACTCTTGGGTAAGAGTGAATGGCACGCGTTATGAATCAGACAATATTGTTAATATAAGTTATAATATATTCAATACTTTGTTTGTTACGATAAAATATGTAATAATTAGTAGTTTTAGTGACGTGTTTTTTCTATATTGTAAAGTTAATATTGTGAAACACTGTCTGCATCTTGACGCATTCGAAGTTTCAGAAACCAAAGAATGGGGATTAGTTAAGCAAACAAATCTTGTAGATTATAAGATTTATAACGTTTATACTATGTCTGATTCAAAATGTTATATTTCTTCTGATTTTATATGGTAA
- the LOC143367195 gene encoding uncharacterized protein LOC143367195: MADDEVKKILFSLELEHLMESFAENKITIHVIKKLNENLISSLIPIIGDRAIFMDYWCKHFKNKYCNNLEFPEKEINCQKVNNENSSAILNVVPRYKNNSSMITLEQLKGLLHNSETGRRIITSYKQTTVFNDKQRSKLCDIIVTSMEDRSIRMDNRLAELIAKTIIELFPTEVLTTYYIPPVLKRNSPTNQSIPARGKLVSCYRNKKFQNKNFRLNWLQKPGKMQVFRREGGGHFKSLCDEVTKESNKWLLANRAPWKLVREHWTVTSKLRMQEVQKIKDSNLARILGDWKLYDHPQGFELIDIDYQELNLSNINLDKKAWFEFFESLKEYSNISSKDETANMYMEQMCSRELKDDTKVVISLLLIAHLYPPKQMKKLNKKAFKPSIGVSKDSIIKFATIPGDVTRIQKEVQERASTSKLTIQPYILIVGSIENIEDIYICMDEVLYKVSEAIQGIDICFKIFHVFQLEYPFASEHIWLLIQKGIYQFDTPFDKDIVSIQHVLHKLKEKNTAKRTQVSSEQTGIDDAETQQTLGYIESTEC; encoded by the exons ATGGCTGATGATGAGGTGAAGAAGATTTTGTTTTCCCTCGAACTGGAACATTTGATGGAATCCTTTGCAG AAAATAAGATAACGATTCACGTGATAAAAAAACTcaatgaaaatcttatatcgagtTTGATTCCAATCATTGGAGATCGGGCAATCTTCATGGATTACTGgtgtaaacattttaaaaat AAATATTGCAACAATCTTGAGTTTcctgaaaaagaaattaattgtcaaaaagtaaacaatgaaaattcatCAGCAATATTGAATGTTGTTCCTCggtataaaaataattcctcTATGATAACGCTTGAACAATTAAAAGGTCTTTTACATAATTCTGAGACGGGCAGAAGGATTATCAcatcatacaaacaaacaactgTATTCAATGACAAGCAACGAAGTAAATTATGCGATATCATAGTTACTTCTATGGAAGACAGATCTATAAG aatggACAATAGATTAGCAGAATTAATTgctaaaacaattattgaattaTTTCCAACTGAAGTGTTGACAACTTACTATATACCGCccgttttaaaaagaaattcacctACAAATCAGTCTATACCAGCTCGCGGGAAATTGGTTAGCTgttacagaaataaaaaatttcagaataaaAACTTCAGACTAAATTGGTTGCAGAAGCCAGGGAAGATGCAAGTTTTCAGGCGG GAAGGTGGAGGACATTTCA AAAGTTTATGCGATGAAGTTACAAAAGAGAGTAATAAATGGCTGTTAGCTAACCGAGCTCCATGGAAACTTGTTCGAGAGCACTGGACTGTCACTTCAAAACTTCGAATGCAAGAAgtgcaaaaaataaaagattcaaaTTTAGCAAGAATCCTTGGTGATTGGAAATTGTACGATCATCCTCAAGGATTCGAATTGATTGATATAGATTATCAAGAGTTAAATCTATCCAATATTAATTTAGATAAAAAAGCTTGGTTTGaattttttgaaagtttaaaagaatattcaaatatttcatcaaAGGATGAAACTGCCAATATGTATATGGAACAAATGTGTTCAAGAGAGCTTAAGGATG ATACTAAAGTTGTGATCAGTTTGTTGCTGATAGCTCATTTGTATCCACCTAAACAGATGAAGAAGTTAAATAAGAAAGCTTTTAAACCTTCTATTGGTGTATCCAAAGATAGTATTATAAAATTCGCCACA ATTCCTGGTGATGTTACCAGAATTCAGAAGGAAGTGCAGGAAAGGGCAAGCACTTCAAAACTCACAATACAACCTTACATCCTGATTGTAGGCTCTATTGAAAATATTGAAGAT atttatatttgcatGGATGAAGTGCTTTACAAAGTCTCAGAGGCTATACAAGGCATAGATATTTGCTTCAAAATCTTCCACGTTTTTCAATTGGAATATCCCTTTGCTAGTGAACATATATGGCTATTAATACAGAAAGGGATTTATCAGTTTGACACACCTTTTGATAAAGATATAGTATCCATTCAGCATGTTTTGCATAAACTAAAGGAGAAAAATACTGCAAAGAGAACACAAGTCTCAAGTGAACAAACTGGGATCGATGATGCAGAAACGCAACAGACATTAGGGTATATTGAATCTACAGAGTGCTGA